CACAGCGCTTGACGTAGCACAGCCAGGACTCCATCACCTCGGCCTGCAGGGTGATCTCCGTCACCTTGATGGTTGCCGGCACCCGCACAGAGCACGAAAGTTTCTCCTTCAGACTCATTTTTGCTTATATTATTTGAAGTATTTTTTCGTCAGGGGGTATATGCCTTCCGTatcgaggaaagaaaaagtgccGACCTTTGAGCTTGGAGTTAGTTGTCAAGGAAGTAGCCAGTCACCgcctccctcattttttttggagtgtttggaGGCTAGCGATTGGCAGAGAGAGTGTGCCCTCATGCGGTGATTGGTTGgtggtgcatgtgtgtgtgtgtgtgtgtttgggtgggagataaattattttatttattataggtttattgaccacaagtcACAATGGTATACATATACAGGACCCCGACTCTAAAATTGTAAAAACCATGAATTACATATGTTGAGAAAATAGCTGCAGTCCATACAAataaaacagttttctttttaattcgaTATAATAGGTAAAAATAATCAAGATCTATAAAACTGAACGTAAGAAAACATGAAGCAGTAAACGATGTAGAAGCTCTAGGTTTTCAACAttagaataaaattaaatgtaCATTAACAGAAAACATTGGGCTGAAAGAAGAGtgtgaagaggagaagatgagaAGTGGGTGAAGTTATGAAGGAAGTGGTagagttaaagaaaacggaatagcCGTCATGTTGAGTGAGttatatgtttatttgtgtatttgttatttgttcatctttatttttatgcagTGGACTTAGAAGTTAGTGGAAGTACAAGAAGTGGTGTTTTATCCTGTGAATAGCGGTCTTGGAGGCtgctttgatattttgtttattggtttgttgttgttgtgtgggtTGTGTGTTTGAGAGTGTCTATCACTTTGTGTTTCATGTTAGTACCACTTGTGTGTAGTGTTTTGTTAATTAGTTCTGTTTTAGCAAGTGTATGTAGTTCTTCTGTATTCTTGGTGAATGGATGTTTTTCATTATAGGCAAAGTGAAGTgcttcgttttgttttctttgtggttCTAGTATCTGAGAATCTGATAGAGCGTTCAGAGCGTAGGCCGAGTGTGTCAGTGTTGGTAGTACACACGCTTTAGTAAGATGTAGTTTGATGGTGGTGTGTAAGAATTCGAATCTCCTGATGGTGTTTAAGGCTATTTGTGCTTTATTCGTGatgtcttttatatgttttgtgTATCAATTTACTCACTGTTTAAGCCACAAAATTTTAGCGTCTTTTGCGTAGTGTATGTTCCTCCCATCTATGGTTACTGGTtccatttttctcattgttatggccaatagtgtgatttttttgtgcgttttgattttccatttttttcttttttcgtaattgttgatgtttttttttcatatctcttTCCGTTATTTTtgctaacaattttttttttatttgcctgcGCTTGTGATTATTTGTGTGATGTCATCTGCGTATTGTATATTTGTGCttatctctattattatttGGGTATTTTTGTACTCACCACCATCGCGGCTATTGGTGGCCCGTCCTCTGGtgttggtgacggtggtggtggtgatggtgattttcattttcttaatgATGAACAAACGCACCTGAATGAGAAAGGATTTAATACATTTTGAGAACCACAATGTGTTTTTTAGCTGTTTctcacaaaaaatatatagtcaTCTTCAGTCACAGTTATATTCCAGTCATAGTTATAAgtaacattaacaatattttttgaTAGCGTAACTTAACCGTCAAATCATTCACTACACAAGATTTAATTCACAAATACATTTGCtcccctcatatttttttttcattttctgttacATAGTGCCATAGAAAACAAGTCCTTTTGTCGGTTGAGCTTGGACTGCTCCATAACTGTTGATGTGGATGTTTTGTTGCTTTGCAAGCTATAAAAAGCTTTATGGGcaatactaaagaaaaaaaaaaaaattaacatatacggaaaaaaaaaatgtaaccagTTCACATTAAGTGcatagttagttagttagttagttagttagttaagtttactgataaaaataacattTGAATTGTTAACATTATACAGAACAGTATAAGGTACATACGTAATCATAAAGTTTATAATTTAATGACCAAATATTTTTGTCCAATTAATATACATTCAAGCGGGCATATCAAGCATTACCTGATTACATCTCTCTAGTACCTCATGTATATATTTGGACAGTTCAGCCAAGTATATATTTTCACTCAAGAGTTCACCTTTGCTGCTGAAATTTAACATAGGGTGTGTATGTCGGCATCTTCTGAAAGTGAACATGAAATTAATACCTGGTTCTCTGTTTGTAAGAAGACTTTATCACAAGAGCAAGTCCTGAAGGGAGCTGGTGTACGGTTCCCTCTACCTGTCTCCACTCGTAAGTTATGAGACATTAGTCTGATTCGTGTGAGAGACTCCCGATGATAATGTGGGATGTATGTAGTTGTTAGATAAATATCATGAACATTCAAGGAAGGGTTAAGCTCTGCAGCATAGGTGTTTAACTTAGTTGCTGTTGGTGCTTTCCTTTGAACATAGCCTTTGATCTTACCAAGAGGACCTGAATTCTGGTCATCACATAAAACTTTTACTAAATTTCTGTATCCAGGCGTATTATGGTTCTTACACGAGTGAAACACGAAGGTAAATGGTTCCTCATTATCAGCTCTGTCTCGCTTTGACATTAggaatgttcttttcttcttatctaaaATATAATGGAAAGGGGGTATACCTGCTTCTAACATACATAGATTTACACTCGTATTCTTCCGTACTCCTGGCAAGCActtaattactttattttattgtttctctatacCTTTTATATTAGTTGTGAGCCATGACTCTGAGCTATATGAAACAGACGACATAACAGCGGCATCAAATACTTTTTTATTACAAATGTATGGCATTTGTGAGTTGGCTGCACAGAATATGGGAAACCTGTCAACGAGAGCTTCACTCTGTACTTCATGCTTAACCATCACATCCTTCATCTTGCCCGAATCTGTAAACCAGGCTCCTAAATACACGTACTGGTCTGTATGTTTTACCCGGGTGTTACCTACAAGTAGGTCTTCTCTATCCCGTTTTCCTCCGTTAATGACAAAAAACTTGGTTTTCTTCTCATTAACGATCATTCCATATTTATCACGGTACTGACATAAAACACGAAGTATCGTCAAGCCTGTGTCTCTATTGGTGGCCAAGATAACAGCACCTTCCATCACTAGCAACACACACAGTCCTAAAAATCCATCGTCTGCAATTGCATTGTTTAGTATGCTCACAAACCGGTCTATATACATAATAAACAGTAAACAGCTAGTTGGAGCTCCTTGACGGACGCCAACTGTAGAGGTAATGGCAGCAGTTTTCAAGAGTTGTTTTGTACACTTATACATTGCTTCAATAGCTAATAGCACTCGCTCTCCACACCCAAGACTCCTTAATGCTTCTATCATCTTATTTCTCGGGACTCTGTCGTAAGCCTTACTAAAATCAATGAACAGCACATATAATATAACATTTTTAAATATAGCAAAGTCACACAGCAGTCGTAACGACAATATTTGTTCTCTGCAGCTCCTTTTCTTCTGTGCGCCAGCCTGCCACTTATTAATGTTACACCATAAAAGTAGTCTGTTATGTATAAGTGTGTCACAAATTTTAACTAGCGTGTCCATTATAGAGATCCCTGGATAGTTGTCACATAACATTCTGATTCTAGATTTAAAAATAAGGACAAGTTTTGAATAGCACCACATCACTGGATAATTCATACTCATGAAAACAACAAGTTCTGTATTAGCCATTTAGATTAAATCAGGTGGTTTTTCTCCAGTCAAATAAAGTGTAGAATCGGCTGCAAATAATATAGTGTGGAGTGTATCTGATACATTGAAAATATCATTGATACATAAAAGGAAGAGTATAGGGCCCAGTATGCTTCCTTGGGGTACTCCTAGGTATACCGGTTTAGTTGGGGATAAGTTATTGTTAAAGCTTGTATATTGTTGTCTGTTATTTAGTTAAGACCTGAACCAGTCATGGATACAACCACGAATACCATAGTGGTACATTTTATCTAGGAGAATATGAGGTTGCACTGTGTTAAAAGCCTTAAGGAAGACTATAAAAATGGATAAGATAGATTTGCTTTCCTTCAGTGTTGTATGAAGGTCAGACGTAAAGGTATTTATGGCATCGAAAGTGCTGAAGCCTggtctgaaaccaaattgtccattatttaaaattttcatcttgtttagaaaaaaaatattaaatgtttTTTGATTAATGATTTGAATATCTTAGAAAAATTAGGTAAAAtagagatgggtctgtagtttgATACATCTGTTTTACTACCTGATTTGTAAATGGGGATGATTTTACCAAGTTTCAGATTGTCAGGGAAGGTTCCTGTGTTGACTGATTGGTTGAACAGAAGTGTGAGTGGTTTGGCAAATAAATAACAGCAACTGATATTTTTTGTATGTGaccttgtttgtttttgagagCTGATATTATTCTAATTATAACATGATTTGCTGTAATGGGTGTCACCATAGAGTGTAGGGAGTCACCGCGAAGGTATGAGTTGTGGAAGGTTTGTGAGGGAGGCAGTTTGTGTGCAAGTTCAGGGTCAGTGTTTGAGAAATAGTCGTTAAATGCATTTGAAATTTCATGCGGCGTGTTCTTTGTTTGGTTGTTGTGCATTACTGACTTGGTTGTTGTGCATTACTGACTTGGTTGTTGTGCATTACTGACTTGGTTGTTGTGTGTTATCATTGCACAAACAGTAGTCACTAATGAGAACGCTGGAGATGTTGTTATTAACGTAGGTCGCAACACCACCGAAACCATCGGGGCTGAGTGTGTGGTAAGattggaaatctctctctctctctctctctctctctctctctctctctctctctctctctctctctctctctctctctctctctctctctctctctgtctctctcagaGAACGGGCCAGTAGAAGGTGTTAATAACAATGTTAGGTTTAtagtttattatatttattgctCATCAATATATTTGTTACATTTATTTACTGTACTGAGTCAGTTCACAGAAATAATGGTTGAAAGaacatcttttcttcatttatggtaatgatgatgatgatggtgacgatgataataataataatgatgttaataataataagaagaaaaataagaataatgatattgaaaataataataataataagacgaagaagaagaataacagttcatatattgatataattctctctctctctctctctctctctctctctctctctctctctctctctctctctctctctctctctctctctctcgaattttCACTTAAACTCACTTTTTCTCTTGAACTCattttctcactctcactcgaACTCAttcttcactctcactcactatcactcactctcactccaaGTCACTCTATTCCTTCAACTCACTCTTTCACTCGAACTCTCACtccgcctcactcactcacgctctcagtctaactcactcactcaccctctcactctcactcactctcactcactctcactcgaactcacactcactcacactcgttctcattctctcactctcactaaCTCACTTTCACTCTCGAATTTACTCTCACTGTCATCGAACTCACTCTCACTcgaactcactctctcactcgaaATCACTCTCGTTCGCCTCACTCTTTCACTTGAACTCATTCCCTCACTCGAACTTACTCTCTCACTCGAACTCACTCTTATTCGAACTCACTCTCTCATTTGAACTCACTCTCTCATTTgaactctctctcactcactcgctccccGGTAATGTCTACTCTAGTCTTTCCTGGTAACgcgaggcagagggagaggacagcACGGCGCCCTCCCGGTAGTGTCAGAACCAGTTAGTCCTCCACATCAATCTTTACTCCTTCCACTTTCAAAATAATGTTGTCTTTTCCACCTGACCATCCTCCGTTGTTTTCCTGGTCCGCTGGTCGCTGTCCCCAGTACTTAGTCCACCGGTACAGTTTCCTTCATAGTTCGGTTGTTCATTCGCTGCTTGGGTCTATGCGACGTGGATGAACCGCTGCTGAGTTGGTAACCGCTCTACCGCTCCGTCGTAATCTCCGCTAGTTATCCTCGGTTCTCGGTTCGTTGGGCTTTTCGTCCACAGCCCCAGCGTTAGGTTCCGCTAGCGTTCCTCGGTGTTCAGTTCGTCGATACGTCATGAATCGGTAGTGTTCCACGGTACTCGGTGCGTCGGTACGTCGTCAATGTGCCACGGTAATCAGTCCACGGTACTCGCTCCACGATATTCGCTCCACGGTACTCGGTCCACGGTACTCGCTCCACGATATTCGCTCCACGGTACTCGGTCCATGGTACTCGCTCCACGATATGCGCTCCACGGTACTCGGTCCACGGTACTCGCTCCACGATATTCGGTCCACGGTAATCGATTCACGGTACTCGCTCCACGATATTTGCTCCACGGTAGTCGGTCCACGGTACTCGCTCCACGATATTCGCTCTACGGTAATCGGTCCACGGTACTCGCTCCACGATATTCGATCCACTGTACTCGGTCCACGGTACTCGCTCCACGATATTCGCTCCACGGTATTCGGTCCATGGTACTCGCTCCACGACATTCGTTCCATGGTACTCGGTCCACGGTAGTTGCTCCACGATATTCGCTCCACGGTACTCGGTCCACGGTACTCGCTCCACGATATTCGCTCCACGGTCACGGTACTCGGTACACGATATTCGGTCCTCTATATTCGGTGCACGATACCTGGTCCACGATATTCAGTCTAGGGTACACGGTACTCGCTCCACGATATTCGATATTCGGTCCACGATATTCAGTCCATGGTACTCAGTCCACGATATTTGGTCCACGGTATTCGGCACGCGATATTCCGTCCACGATATTCTGTCCACGATATTCGGTCCACTGTACACGGTCCACGATATTCGGTCCACTGTACACGGTCCATGATATTCGATCCACATTATTCGGTCCATGATATTCGTTTGACGGTATTTGGTCCACGATATTCGGTCCACAGTACTCGGTCCACGATATTCGGTCCACGATATTCGGTCCACATTATTCGATCCACGGTACTCGGTCCACGATATTCGGTCCACGGTACTCGGTCCACGATATTTGGTCCACTTTATTCGGTCCACAGTACTCGGTCCACGATATTTGATCCACAATATTCGGTCCACGGTACTCGGTCCACGATATTCGGACCACGGTACTCGGTCTACGGCACTCGGTTCACGATATTCAGTCCACGGTACTCGGTCCACGGTGCTCGGTTCACGGTACTTGGTTCACGATATTCGGGTCACGATTTTCGGTCCACGGTACTTACTCAATCCACGATATTAGGTCCACGGTACTTCGTTCACGATATTCTGTGTACGGTACTTGGTCCACGGTACTCGCTCCACGGTATCTTCGGTTCACCATACTCGGTTCACGATACTCTGCCCAAGATATTTGGTACACGGTGCGCTTTCTACGGTACTCGGTTCACGATATTCGGTCCGCTGTACTCGGTCCACGAGACTCGGTTCGACGGTAGATTGTGAGTTTCGCTAGTGTTTCACGGTACTTGGTTCACGTTACTCGGTTCACTGTATTCGGTCCACGGTACTCGGTCCGTCGGTATCCGGTCCGTGATCCGCTTGCTATCTTCGGTAATCGTTTCATCATTACAGTTTTCTTCGTAAGTTTCGCAACAGTTTCTCAAAACACGGTCCGTCGGTTCGTCGTAAGTATTACAGTCGGTCCATCGCTACAGTATTCGTAACCTCCCCTCGTTATTCTCAGCAGTCGGTCCATACCACAACATTCCCACGTTGCGGCATCTCTCAATCAGGGGTCATGTGTGGGGGCTCAGAACCCCCAGCCCACGTCCTCCACCTCGGGGATGTAAGGCTCCAGTATTGCGCCCACGGTGAACAGCACCGCCTGCACCGCCAACGCACGCCAGACGCACCTCTTGGCGGCGTGGTAGAGGTCGTGCCAGCGTGAGGTGCGGGGAGGGCGCGCATTCTGTCCCTCCTCTGTGCCTCGCCGGCTCTCGTCACCCAACACACTTGTATCCAAGGGAGCGTCTTCACTTTCACCCTCCCACTCATCACTCATATCCTCCCACTCATCACTCATATCCTCCCATTCATCACTCATATCCTCCCACTCATCACTCATATCCTCCCACTCACCACTCTCACCCTCCCACTCACCACTCTCACCCTCCCACTCATCACTCACATCCTCCCACTCACCACTTTCTTTCAAGTCTTCACTCTCTTTACActcatcactttctttcttcactctgtcttctttcaaatcttcattctcatcttcaCATTCGCTTTTGTCTGTACTGGTTTCAATATTGTCTTCAAACTTTTGTTGCACTTCTGTCATGTCATCCTTGATTACAATGGCACTTCCTgcttcattactttcattacaCCCAGCATTGTCCCCTGCAATCTGAAGAGAGCTGGTGAGGGAGGCGGGGACTGCTGCAGGCAAGACACTCTCTGTAGTtagttcttccttcccttcatccttgtgGAATTCCTTGGGTTGCTGCAATTCCTTTACTTTAATTTTCAGCTTAAAACTCAATGGATGAAATGAAGACACGTCTAAATGGATGTGGATTTTGGCAAACTTGCGATGCTCCTTCAAACACTGGATGAGGTGTCTGGCATCAACAGCCTTCTTCCTCATCGTCCCCAGgtctctctttactttcatcTTGACGAAACAATCTGCCTTCAGTTCTTGAATTTTCTTTAAATCTACGTGCATGCAGCAGACAGGATATCCGTAAGCCTCGCCAGGAAGGTTCTCCCGCCGCGCAGGGTCGAGATAGATGGTCATAAAGGGGAACACAAATTT
Above is a window of Scylla paramamosain isolate STU-SP2022 chromosome 31, ASM3559412v1, whole genome shotgun sequence DNA encoding:
- the LOC135116324 gene encoding calcium-binding and coiled-coil domain-containing protein 2-like, producing MERMSWSEYHGPNTVERISWSEYRGPSTVDRISWSEYRGPITVERISWSEYRGPTTVEQISWSEYRESITVDRISWSEYRGPSTVERISWSEYHGPSTVERISWSEYRGPSTVERISWSEYRGLITVAH